Proteins from one Pagrus major chromosome 1, Pma_NU_1.0 genomic window:
- the kitb gene encoding KIT proto-oncogene, receptor tyrosine kinase b has protein sequence MRYHWVIVASCFNVLPLTVWCEPVISPGGPHVVVPKRGKLELHCHDNATTSGAPSKLRWQRERARRPEGEVEEGGVAYVRVPAVQVYHMGRYVCVNNSTLEHSSIYVYVKDPQNAFQRTMVNVILVRAGENCTIPCLVTDPEVTLLALETCDGRPLPSGMSFSSNLQRGVIIGNVRKEYEGCYVCVGQLGGVKVTSSQYTVDVRLVPEVPPMVTLSQRDPVILRKGEQFEITCSSTNVNPDISLKWDFPSTAHPDESHTSHILPGSRGYQRATSLLITAVNQSDSGSYRCFALNERGTSATALQLDVREQGFITMLGNPSPVQADVKEGESLSLRAEFDAYPKPGSLSWSYNGKQLLNTTEHFITIHRRKYRYVSELRLVRVLGSEGGIYKFSASHEDASVDHSFHVYVNSKPVIIAQEGPVDGQVRCIAAGYPVPKISWYFCKLPHTRCSHLPNATQWETPEVSMVTESAFGRSEVESRLNVSNKEHAHYHTLECVASMEGEEAYTLFSISERVVPHKLFTPLLTGMVATGIFLSLVLVVLLYKYMQKPKFQIQWKVIESIHGNNYIYIDPTQLPYDSKWEFPRQKLRFGKTLGSGAFGKVVRATAYGLCSADTVTTVAVKMLKPNAHATEKEALMSELKVLTYLGNHVNIVNLLGACTVGGPILVITEYCCYGDLLNFLRRKRESFLNSQVGDGYYRNVSNRTESTSRDEAGTGYMPMRPSEKERSSQSEDIDEMSLDAEDLLSFSYQVAKGMEYITSKNCIHRDLAARNILLTHGRVAKICDFGLARDITTDASYVLRGNARLPVKWMSPESIFDCVYTFESDVWSYGILLWEIFSLGNSPYPGMQVGSAFYRMIQEGHRMSRPEFAPIEMYDMMLSCWSHDPLKRPSFRKLVERTELLLSENTKNVYLRLSNNPGHPEQQRAPSRRLSSVCSTTAPTQPLLQSTADVFLDYV, from the exons ATGAGATACCACTGGGTTATTGTCGCATCATGTTTTAATGTGCTGCCACTCACAG TGTGGTGCGAGCCAGTCATCTCCCCCGGCGGGCCTCACGTAGTCGTTCCCAAGAGGGGGAAGCTGGAGCTGCATTGCCATGACAATGCTACGACGTCTGGTGCCCCGTCCAAGCTGAGGTGGCAGAGGGAGAGGGCTCGCAGGCcggagggagaggtggaggagggcggAGTGGCTTATGTCAGGGTGCCAGCAGTGCAGGTCTACCACATGGGTCGCTACGTGTGTGTCAACAACAGCACACTGGAACACAGCTCTATCTACGTATATGTGAAAG ACCCCCAGAATGCCTTCCAGCGCACCATGGTGAACGTCATCCTGGTGCGTGCAGGTGAGAACTGCACCATCCCCTGTCTTGTGACCGACCCCGAGGTCACGCTCCTCGCTTTAGAGACCTGCGACGGACGACCTTTGCCCTCTGGCATGAGTTTCAGCAGCAACCTCCAGCGAGGCGTCATCATCGGCAATGTGAGGAAGGAATACGAGGGCTGTTACGTATGTGTGGGACAGCTCGGTGGAGTCAAAGTGACATCGAGCCAATACACTGTGGATGTACGACTTG TACCAGAGGTGCCGCCGATGGTCACGCTGTCCCAGAGAGACCCTGTTATCCTGAGAAAAGGAGAGCAGTTTGAGATTACCTGCAGCTCCACCAATGTCAACCCTGACATCAGTCTTAAGTGGGATTTCCCTTCGACAGCG CATCCTGATGAGTCCCACACCTCGCACATCCTGCCCGGTTCCCGTGGTTATCAACGTGCCACCTCCCTCTTGATCACAGCCGTCAACCAATCAGACTCAGGCTCTTACCGCTGCTTCGCCCTCAACGAGAGGGGCACCAGTGCCACGGCGCTCCAGCTGGATGTCCGCG AGCAGGGGTTCATTACCATGTTAGGAAACCCCAGTCCAGTCCAGGCTGATGTTAAAGAGGGGGAGAGCCTGAGCCTCAGAGCTGAATTTGATGCCTATCCTAAACCCGGCTCCCTGTCCTGGTCTTACAACGGCAAACAGCTCCTGAACACCACCGAGCACTTTATCACTATTCACCGCCGCAAGTACAG ATATGTCAGCGAGCTCAGACTAGTGAGAGTCCTCGGCTCTGAGGGAGGGATCTACAAGTTCTCAGCCAGTCATGAGGATGCTTCTGTCGATCATTCGTTCCACGTGTACGTCAACA GTAAGCCGGTCATCATTGCCCAGGAGGGGCCTGTTGATGGACAGGTGCGCTGCATCGCTGCGGGTTACCCGGTCCCTAAAATCAGCTGGTACTTCTGCAAGCTGCCCCACACAAG GTGCTCACACCTGCCCAATGCCACCCAATGGGAGACCCCGGAGGTCTCCATGGTGACAGAGTCTGCCTTCGGCAGGAGCGAGGTGGAGAGCCGGCTGAACGTGAGCAACAAGGAGCACGCTCACTATCACACCCTGGAGTGCGTGGCGAGCATGGAGGGGGAAGAGGCCTACACGCTGTTCTCCATCAGCG AACGTGTCGTCCCCCATAAACTCTTCACTCCTCTTCTAACGGGCATGGTGGCCACAGGCATCTTCCTCAGCCTCGTTCTAGTGGTGCTGCTCTATAAATACATGCAG AAACCAAAGTTCCAAATCCAGTGGAAGGTGATTGAGAGTATCCATGGCAACAACTACATTTATATTGACCCCACCCAGCTGCCGTATGACTCAAAATGGGAGTTTCCTCGACAGAAACTACGCTTCG GTAAAACTCTGGGCTCTGGGGCATTTGGAAAGGTAGTGAGGGCCACAGCATATGGACTCTGCTCTGCAGATACTGTTACAACCGTCGCTGTTAAGATGCTCAAac CCAATGCTCATGCGACGGAGAAGGAGGCGCTGATGTCAGAGCTGAAGGTTCTCACTTACCTTGGAAACCACGTGAACATCGTTAACCTCCTGGGGGCCTGCACTGTCGGAG GCCCAATTCTGGTGATCACAGAGTACTGTTGCTATGGCGACCTCCTCAACTTCCTGCGCCGAAAAAGAGAGTCTTTCCTAAATTCCCAAGTTGGTGACGGTTACTATCGCAACGTCTCGAACCGAACGGAGTCTACAAG cAGAGACGAGGCCGGTACAGGATATATGCCCATGCGTCCCTCTGAGAAAGAGAGGTCCTCCCAGTCAG AAGACATAGATGAGATGTCCCTGGATGCCGAAGATCTCCTCAGCTTTTCCTACCAGGTGGCCAAAGGAATGGAGTACATAACTTCCAAGAAC tgCATCCACAGAGATCTTGCAGCCAGAAACATTCTGCTGACTCACGGCAGGGTGGCAAAGATCTGTGACTTCGGGTTGGCACGAGACATTACAACTGATGCCAGCTATGTGCTCCGAGGCAAT GCTCGTCTGCCGGTCAAGTGGATGTCTCCTGAGAGTATCTTCGACTGTGTCTACACCTTCGAGAGTGACGTGTGGTCATACGGCATCCTGCTCTGGGAAATCTTCTCTCTGG GTAACAGCCCATACCCGGGGATGCAGGTGGGCTCAGCTTTTTATAGGATGATTCAGGAGGGCCACAGGATGAGCAGGCCTGAGTTTGCTCCCATTGAAAT GTACGACATGATGTTGTCCTGTTGGAGCCATGATCCTTTAAAAAGGCCTTCCTTCAGAAAACTGGTGGAGAGGacggagctgctgctgtcagaaaaTACCAAGAAT GTGTACCTGAGACTCAGCAACAATCCAGGTCATCCAGAGCAGCAGAGGGCGCCATCGCGGAGACTGAGTTCAGTCTGCAGCACAACAGCCCCCACCCAGCCTCTGCTGCAAAGCACGGCTGATGTCTTCCTGGACTATGTCtga